One Chloroflexota bacterium genomic region harbors:
- a CDS encoding SRPBCC domain-containing protein yields MDEVFRALADPTRRALLDELFAEDGQSLRALQGRFEMTRFGVMKHLRLLEEAGLVVTRRRGREKLHFLNPVPIRLIHDRWVSKYAEPWVSALSGLKNELEENPMEKIYEIYIKTTPERLWQAITDPEIRAKYNFGTRQTSDWTPGSRVEVTHPGGDGLLGEGQNLEVDPPRRLVQSMVALWSDEAKAEGTSRVTWDIEPVGDSCRLTLTHDQLREGANEELYGGWPMILSGLKTWLETGELLTTPGSLLYSQTA; encoded by the coding sequence ATGGACGAGGTGTTCAGAGCCCTGGCCGATCCAACCCGGCGAGCCCTGCTCGACGAGCTCTTCGCCGAGGACGGTCAGTCGCTGCGCGCGCTGCAGGGGCGCTTCGAAATGACGCGCTTCGGCGTCATGAAGCACCTGCGGCTGCTCGAGGAGGCAGGCCTGGTGGTGACCCGGCGTCGCGGGCGCGAGAAGCTGCACTTCCTGAACCCGGTCCCCATCCGACTCATCCATGACCGATGGGTGAGCAAGTACGCCGAGCCCTGGGTCTCAGCCCTGAGCGGGCTCAAGAACGAATTGGAGGAGAACCCCATGGAGAAGATCTACGAGATCTATATCAAGACCACCCCGGAGCGCCTGTGGCAGGCGATCACCGACCCCGAGATCCGGGCCAAGTACAACTTCGGCACGCGTCAGACGTCGGACTGGACGCCCGGCTCGCGCGTCGAGGTGACACACCCCGGCGGCGATGGGCTGCTGGGCGAGGGGCAGAACCTCGAGGTCGACCCACCGCGCCGGCTGGTCCAGAGCATGGTGGCGCTCTGGTCCGACGAGGCGAAGGCGGAGGGCACCTCGCGGGTCACGTGGGACATCGAACCGGTCGGCGACTCGTGCCGGCTGACCCTGACCCACGATCAGCTGCGCGAAGGCGCCAACGAGGAGCTCTACGGCGGATGGCCGATGATCCTGTCCGGCCTGAAGACATGGCTCGAGACGGGGGAGCTGCTCACCACGCCGGGATCGCTGCTGTACAGCCAAACGGCGTAA
- a CDS encoding ABC transporter permease produces the protein MRARMRRRMRSRFRLSPWSTPVLVLAAILITFAITAGPILLAGANPIEAYYLFVIAPLTSGFTAIEVLVTATPILFTGAAVAIAFRAGYWNIGAEGQLLLGAIAAAGVGMVVGGWQPIAALAAMIVAGALAGAAWALVPAILRIRFGIDEVVTTLLLNPVALLLVNGLLHGPWRDPVTGFPESPRIAAVAEFPQLLERSRLHLGFLLAIAVIVIAWYVLARTPAGLRLRAAGLSPHGARFAGINVGRTLLAAALVSGAIAGLAGVSEVAGIQNRLTSGLSPGYGYTGIVVATLGTLTMPGVALAALFLGDLTVGASTAARSLSIPSQLGAVVQGVLLLTTVALLALRRYRLRPTRPEEGGSESAADVAAEVQPG, from the coding sequence ATGCGCGCGCGCATGCGCCGCCGCATGCGGAGCCGATTCCGCCTCTCCCCGTGGTCCACGCCGGTCCTGGTGCTGGCCGCCATCCTCATCACGTTCGCCATCACCGCCGGTCCCATCCTGCTCGCCGGGGCGAACCCCATCGAGGCCTACTACCTGTTCGTCATCGCCCCGCTGACGAGCGGCTTCACCGCGATCGAGGTCCTCGTCACCGCCACCCCGATCCTGTTTACCGGGGCGGCGGTGGCCATCGCCTTCCGGGCCGGCTACTGGAACATCGGCGCCGAGGGCCAGCTCCTGCTGGGCGCCATCGCCGCCGCCGGGGTGGGCATGGTAGTCGGCGGGTGGCAGCCCATCGCGGCCCTGGCAGCCATGATCGTCGCCGGGGCGCTGGCCGGCGCGGCGTGGGCCCTGGTGCCGGCCATCCTTCGCATCCGGTTCGGGATCGACGAGGTGGTCACCACTCTCCTCCTCAACCCGGTGGCGCTGCTCCTCGTCAACGGCCTGCTCCACGGACCGTGGCGCGACCCGGTCACCGGCTTCCCCGAGTCGCCGCGCATCGCGGCGGTGGCCGAGTTCCCCCAGCTCCTCGAGCGCTCCCGGCTCCACCTCGGCTTCCTCCTCGCGATCGCCGTCATCGTCATCGCCTGGTACGTCCTGGCCCGCACCCCGGCCGGGCTGCGCCTGCGAGCTGCCGGCCTGAGCCCGCACGGGGCGCGCTTCGCCGGCATCAACGTCGGCCGGACGTTACTCGCGGCGGCCCTCGTGAGTGGCGCCATTGCGGGCCTGGCCGGGGTCAGCGAGGTGGCCGGCATCCAGAACCGGCTCACCAGCGGCCTCTCGCCGGGCTACGGCTACACCGGGATCGTGGTCGCCACCCTGGGGACCCTCACGATGCCCGGGGTGGCCCTCGCGGCCCTGTTCCTGGGCGATCTCACGGTCGGTGCCAGCACGGCGGCCCGCTCGCTGAGCATCCCGTCCCAGCTCGGCGCGGTGGTGCAGGGCGTCCTGCTCCTGACCACAGTCGCTCTGCTCGCGCTCAGGCGCTATCGGCTGAGGCCAACCCGCCCAGAGGAGGGCGGCTCGGAGAGCGCGGCTGACGTCGCCGCGGAGGTCCAGCCCGGATGA
- a CDS encoding RES family NAD+ phosphorylase, producing MATFEPDGAVLKALADLQPITWSGSVWRHTFADNPPDKVNGRGARWNPPGIDALYVSLERTSALAEADHQIAMQPVRPRAKRTLHRLKLDLSNVLDLTDEGVLRSLGIDRGSLSGVDFTACQRVGGAAAFLGHDGILVPSARHSGVNLVVFVSNQPAESEIRALDAEVIDTGRVDSAG from the coding sequence ATGGCGACATTCGAGCCAGATGGGGCGGTTCTGAAGGCCCTGGCAGACCTCCAACCGATAACCTGGTCGGGAAGCGTCTGGCGTCACACCTTTGCCGATAACCCGCCTGACAAGGTCAATGGTCGGGGAGCTCGTTGGAACCCACCGGGCATCGATGCCCTCTACGTCAGCCTCGAACGAACGTCAGCGCTTGCGGAAGCCGACCATCAGATCGCCATGCAGCCTGTACGTCCGCGTGCAAAGCGCACTCTCCATCGACTCAAGCTCGACCTTTCGAACGTTCTCGATCTTACGGATGAAGGGGTCCTCAGGAGCCTAGGGATTGACCGGGGGAGTCTCTCCGGGGTCGACTTCACCGCATGCCAGCGGGTCGGCGGCGCAGCAGCATTCTTGGGCCACGATGGGATCCTCGTCCCATCTGCGCGCCACTCCGGAGTGAATCTCGTCGTCTTTGTATCGAACCAGCCTGCAGAATCAGAGATCCGGGCCCTCGATGCAGAAGTAATTGATACTGGGCGCGTCGACAGTGCGGGCTAG
- a CDS encoding nucleoside deaminase yields the protein MTIRDRDHEFLALAIAQARIGRDEGGVPIGGALIADDGAVLGVGRNRRVQQGSAIRHGETDALENAGRLPAAVYRRATMYTTLSPCDMCTGAILLYGIPRVVMGENRTFVGGEDYLRARGVEVVNLDSAECLELMNDFIAAYPEIWNEDIGEE from the coding sequence ATGACCATCCGCGACCGCGACCACGAGTTCCTCGCCCTTGCCATCGCCCAGGCCCGGATCGGCCGCGACGAGGGGGGCGTGCCAATCGGTGGGGCCCTGATCGCCGACGACGGCGCCGTCCTGGGCGTCGGCCGCAACCGGCGCGTCCAGCAGGGGAGCGCCATCCGCCATGGCGAGACCGATGCCCTCGAGAATGCCGGCCGGCTGCCGGCGGCGGTCTACCGGCGGGCCACGATGTACACCACCCTGTCGCCGTGCGACATGTGCACCGGCGCCATCCTCCTGTACGGCATCCCGCGGGTGGTGATGGGCGAGAACCGCACGTTCGTGGGTGGCGAGGACTACCTGCGCGCGCGGGGAGTGGAGGTCGTCAACCTCGACTCCGCGGAGTGCCTCGAGCTCATGAACGATTTCATCGCTGCCTATCCGGAAATCTGGAACGAGGACATCGGCGAGGAGTAG
- a CDS encoding ABC transporter ATP-binding protein yields the protein MGVGGAPAGAPPGVSPGAPALALRGITKRFGDLVANDRIDFDVRAGEVHALLGENGAGKTTAMRIAYGLTHPDAGQILVGGQVQAIRSPRDAIQAGVGMVTQHFALVRPMTVAENLVLGRGSTLRLDLDQARRQTEEASARLGIRVDPAARVADLSVGEQQRVEILKALSSECRILILDEPTAVLVPDEVQALFATLRLLVGEGMAVVFISHKLAEVRAISHRITVLRRGEVVGTVDGQTDERELARMMVGRPSFGVERPADATRAAQEPILRIRNLHAAGTQGLPALTDISLDVAAGEIVGVAGVSGNGQTELVEVLSGMRRPSGGSISVSDTDVTAANPTAVMGAGVGRIPEDRHASLVGDLSVAYNLVLERLDEFRRGGRIDEGAVRAHADELIERFDIRARPDDPVVTLSGGNVQKVLLARVLSRDPRVLVVSQPTRGLDVGATEYVRSQLLAARRRGAAVLLVSEDLDELLALADRLVVLYEGRIVGQMTAAEADVEHLGMLMAGRGRAA from the coding sequence ATGGGCGTAGGTGGCGCGCCAGCCGGCGCGCCACCCGGCGTCTCACCCGGCGCGCCAGCACTCGCGCTCCGCGGCATCACCAAGCGCTTCGGCGACCTCGTCGCCAACGATCGGATCGACTTCGATGTCCGGGCCGGGGAGGTCCACGCCCTGCTGGGCGAGAACGGGGCCGGGAAGACGACCGCCATGCGGATCGCGTACGGGCTGACTCATCCCGACGCCGGCCAGATCCTGGTGGGCGGCCAGGTCCAGGCCATCCGCTCGCCGCGCGACGCGATCCAGGCGGGAGTCGGCATGGTGACCCAGCACTTCGCCCTGGTGCGGCCCATGACCGTGGCCGAGAACCTCGTCCTCGGTCGGGGCAGCACGCTGCGGCTCGACCTCGACCAGGCTCGGCGCCAGACCGAGGAGGCGTCCGCCCGCCTCGGCATCCGGGTCGATCCCGCCGCCCGGGTCGCGGACCTGTCGGTGGGTGAGCAGCAGCGGGTCGAGATCCTCAAGGCCCTCTCCAGCGAGTGCCGCATCCTCATCCTCGACGAGCCCACCGCGGTCCTGGTCCCCGACGAGGTCCAGGCCCTGTTCGCCACCCTCCGTCTGCTCGTCGGCGAGGGCATGGCGGTCGTGTTCATCAGCCACAAGCTGGCCGAGGTGCGGGCCATCAGCCACCGCATCACGGTGCTGCGTCGCGGTGAGGTGGTGGGCACGGTGGACGGGCAGACCGATGAGCGCGAGCTGGCGCGGATGATGGTCGGCCGTCCGAGCTTCGGGGTCGAACGACCAGCCGATGCGACCCGGGCTGCCCAAGAGCCGATCCTTCGCATCCGGAACCTCCACGCCGCGGGCACCCAGGGGCTGCCGGCGTTGACCGATATCTCCCTGGACGTCGCCGCGGGCGAGATCGTGGGCGTAGCCGGCGTGTCAGGCAACGGCCAGACCGAGCTGGTGGAGGTCCTGTCCGGGATGCGGCGCCCGAGCGGCGGGTCGATCTCCGTCAGCGACACCGACGTCACCGCCGCCAACCCCACGGCCGTGATGGGCGCCGGTGTGGGGCGGATCCCCGAGGACCGCCACGCCAGCCTCGTCGGCGACCTGTCGGTGGCCTACAACCTGGTCCTCGAGCGGCTCGACGAGTTCCGGCGCGGCGGGCGGATCGACGAAGGGGCGGTGCGCGCCCATGCCGACGAGCTCATCGAGCGCTTCGACATCCGTGCCCGCCCCGACGACCCGGTGGTGACCCTGTCGGGCGGCAATGTCCAGAAGGTCCTCCTGGCCCGCGTCCTGTCCCGCGACCCGCGCGTGCTCGTCGTGTCGCAGCCGACCCGCGGCCTGGACGTGGGGGCCACCGAGTACGTCCGTTCGCAGCTCCTCGCCGCTCGCCGGCGTGGCGCCGCGGTGCTACTCGTGTCGGAGGACCTCGACGAGCTGCTGGCGCTGGCCGATCGGCTGGTGGTCCTCTACGAGGGGCGCATCGTGGGTCAGATGACCGCTGCCGAGGCGGACGTCGAGCACCTGGGCATGCTGATGGCCGGGCGTGGGAGGGCCGCATAG
- a CDS encoding helix-turn-helix transcriptional regulator, producing the protein MPGPVAARPESPVATRLRTIRSKSGMRAREIADLVGATPQTVSRWQRGRVEPQASHLTQLLTLEWLVSQLAEFYQPGEARLWLLAPHALLDGDRPADRIHEGRTEDVLALIEQLRSGAYV; encoded by the coding sequence ATGCCGGGTCCAGTGGCCGCCAGGCCTGAATCACCTGTAGCCACCAGGCTTCGCACGATCCGGTCCAAGAGTGGGATGCGGGCCAGAGAGATTGCCGATCTCGTCGGCGCGACGCCTCAGACCGTGTCTCGCTGGCAACGAGGCCGTGTCGAGCCGCAGGCCTCCCATCTGACGCAGCTCCTAACGCTCGAGTGGCTGGTGTCCCAGCTCGCTGAGTTCTATCAGCCGGGCGAGGCGCGCCTCTGGCTTCTCGCGCCCCACGCCCTTCTTGACGGCGATCGCCCCGCCGACCGGATCCACGAGGGTCGGACGGAGGATGTGCTGGCCCTGATCGAACAGCTCAGGTCGGGCGCATACGTCTGA
- a CDS encoding trypsin-like peptidase domain-containing protein has translation MTDWGNYPVGVGTPEGYAAPYEAVATGVPWVRAVGDPPMPLNDQYPKSVVFVVGLRRDPASGAFVQTAIGTAFFVAIPTALPDRVWVYLVTAAHVVEAETETWVRVRAKNGLLPLVRVPQWTIHPKDDVAVTLVGGVANDLDMICVQEAIFLDVWPRKPTVGDRVYFIGLLAMAESMVQENVPMVRSGTLGRMYQERVPLRHGDDRVTYHQAHLIDCRSYGGFSGSPCFVQFQSTLGEGERRGGVFVGGVSLVPETVCLGLISGHWDDMVRAKATGEMANDEIAQNIRFPINTGVGIVTPIEKVRECLMDENLKAARDADDAQLVETAAREEREKAGTPDTTDEPPAGLTKSDFEAALRKVSRRKPSDEGAKEGS, from the coding sequence GTGACCGATTGGGGTAATTATCCCGTGGGCGTAGGTACGCCCGAGGGCTATGCTGCGCCGTATGAAGCGGTCGCAACTGGCGTCCCGTGGGTCCGCGCAGTCGGTGATCCGCCCATGCCGCTGAATGACCAGTATCCGAAGTCCGTCGTCTTTGTGGTCGGTTTGCGGAGAGATCCGGCCAGCGGTGCATTTGTGCAGACTGCTATTGGGACTGCCTTCTTCGTCGCTATCCCGACCGCTCTTCCAGATCGCGTTTGGGTTTACCTCGTGACGGCTGCACATGTCGTAGAGGCCGAGACTGAGACCTGGGTCCGTGTTCGCGCAAAGAATGGTCTGCTGCCACTCGTGCGGGTGCCGCAATGGACGATCCATCCCAAAGATGACGTGGCGGTCACGCTCGTCGGTGGCGTGGCGAACGACCTCGACATGATTTGCGTCCAGGAGGCGATCTTCCTTGACGTGTGGCCGAGAAAACCCACCGTTGGTGATCGGGTGTATTTCATTGGCCTGCTTGCCATGGCCGAAAGCATGGTTCAGGAAAACGTGCCTATGGTGCGGTCTGGAACCCTCGGCCGCATGTACCAAGAACGGGTGCCGCTGCGCCATGGAGACGACAGAGTGACGTACCACCAGGCGCACCTGATCGACTGCCGGTCATACGGTGGATTCAGCGGGTCTCCGTGCTTTGTCCAATTCCAGAGCACATTGGGCGAGGGGGAGAGACGTGGAGGCGTGTTCGTAGGCGGCGTCTCCCTTGTGCCTGAGACCGTCTGTCTCGGGCTGATAAGTGGTCATTGGGACGACATGGTCCGAGCCAAGGCTACCGGAGAAATGGCGAACGACGAGATCGCTCAAAACATCCGGTTCCCGATCAACACAGGCGTCGGGATCGTCACGCCGATAGAGAAGGTACGGGAGTGTTTGATGGACGAAAACCTCAAGGCTGCGCGGGACGCAGATGACGCTCAGTTGGTGGAGACAGCAGCTCGGGAGGAGAGGGAGAAGGCCGGCACTCCCGATACGACCGATGAACCCCCAGCAGGATTGACGAAGAGCGACTTCGAGGCCGCTCTACGGAAGGTCAGTCGGCGGAAGCCTTCGGATGAGGGCGCCAAGGAAGGGAGCTAG
- a CDS encoding ABC transporter permease codes for MTFLVDLLAATLRNATPLVYGTVGETYAERSGVLNLGIEGTMYAGAFAGFATAWATGSPLLGLAAAIVVGLGAGAIMALLTVTLGANQHVSGIGLTIGLIGASEFTNRLIFQGGELQQIEPMPIVNPFAGLGEIGAVFDQYALTWIAFLVVVPVAWFILQRSSFGLELRAVGENPEAADAAGVNVARTRYLALMIGGALMAVGGAFITLALLGSFTLDIIAGRGWVCVALVIFGRWRIGRGVVGALIFSLIFSLQFRLRILPGFGDLPFELLLALPYLVVIAALAISGRNVAYPGAYLKPYRRS; via the coding sequence ATGACGTTCCTCGTCGACCTGCTGGCCGCCACCCTGCGCAACGCAACCCCGCTCGTCTACGGCACGGTGGGCGAGACCTATGCCGAGCGCAGCGGGGTGCTGAACCTGGGCATCGAGGGCACGATGTACGCCGGCGCATTCGCCGGCTTTGCCACCGCCTGGGCCACCGGCTCGCCACTGCTCGGCCTGGCGGCGGCGATCGTGGTGGGCCTCGGGGCGGGGGCCATCATGGCCCTCCTGACGGTGACCCTCGGCGCCAACCAGCACGTCTCGGGCATCGGCCTGACCATCGGCCTCATCGGCGCGTCGGAGTTCACCAACCGGCTCATCTTCCAGGGCGGCGAGTTGCAGCAGATTGAGCCGATGCCGATCGTCAACCCCTTCGCTGGCCTGGGCGAGATCGGCGCCGTCTTCGACCAGTACGCCTTGACCTGGATCGCCTTCCTGGTCGTGGTGCCGGTCGCGTGGTTCATCCTCCAGCGCTCGAGCTTTGGCCTGGAGCTGCGCGCGGTGGGCGAGAACCCCGAGGCCGCCGATGCCGCCGGGGTGAACGTCGCCCGCACCCGCTACCTGGCGCTGATGATCGGCGGCGCGCTGATGGCCGTCGGCGGGGCGTTCATCACGCTCGCCCTGCTGGGCAGCTTCACCCTGGACATCATCGCCGGCCGGGGCTGGGTGTGCGTGGCGCTGGTCATCTTTGGCCGCTGGCGGATCGGGCGCGGCGTGGTGGGCGCGCTGATCTTCTCGCTGATCTTCTCGCTCCAGTTCCGGCTCCGGATCCTGCCCGGGTTCGGCGATCTGCCGTTCGAGCTGCTGCTGGCCCTGCCCTACCTGGTCGTCATTGCCGCGCTGGCCATCTCCGGCCGCAACGTCGCCTACCCCGGCGCCTACCTCAAGCCATACCGCCGCAGCTGA
- a CDS encoding transcriptional regulator, translated as MKRYTVRARRSGGWWALDAEGIRGVHTQVRRIDQAEDMARDAIAGVLDVAPDSFEVMVVPEMPDTVRAIVDQATTARSQAAQAQDVAAQLTRQAARRLVEEGLTVRDAGVLLGVSHQRIAQLLQPR; from the coding sequence ATGAAACGCTACACGGTTCGTGCTCGCCGCTCCGGTGGATGGTGGGCCTTGGATGCAGAGGGCATCCGCGGGGTGCACACCCAGGTCCGCCGTATCGACCAGGCTGAGGACATGGCCCGAGATGCCATAGCGGGCGTGCTGGACGTTGCTCCCGACTCCTTTGAAGTGATGGTGGTTCCCGAAATGCCCGACACGGTCCGTGCCATCGTCGACCAGGCGACGACCGCCAGATCTCAAGCCGCACAAGCTCAGGATGTCGCCGCTCAGCTAACCCGTCAGGCCGCGCGGCGCCTGGTGGAAGAAGGGCTCACCGTTCGTGATGCCGGTGTCCTACTCGGCGTCTCTCACCAACGGATCGCTCAACTGCTTCAGCCGCGGTAG
- a CDS encoding class I SAM-dependent DNA methyltransferase, which produces MAVTARINNHAGLIWAIADLLRGDYKQSEYQRVVLPLVLLRRLDCVLEPTKQQVLRRLAKAAVQNVGPLLREITGSEVYNTSPLTLRRALEDPNNVAAHLRAWIAGFDPDTREVIEKFDFDAQITRLDRARILYHVISRVAEVDLHPDVVSNVEMGYLYEELVRRFSELSNETAGEHFTPREVIRLMVDLLFIEDDDALRTPGIVRTMLDPACGTGGMLSVAGEYLRELNPQAHLEAFGQELNPETYAVCRSDMALKGLKAANIRLGNSFSEDHFRGQRFDYLLANPPFGVEWKKVKGDIDEEHAKLGFEGRFGAGLPRINDGSLLFLQHMISKLKEPKDGGGRLAIVFNGSPLFSGAAGSGESEIRRWIIENDWLEGIVALPDQLFYNTGISTYFWIVTNRKRPERSGRVQLVDARESYVKMRKSLGEKRKEISPEQIAEITGLYGTFEEGDRVKILPNQAFGYQRISVERPLRLRYQVSESSVAAIEASAGWAKLHESAQTALVDRLGRLDGQSTADREEFGRMLGPVPRQVEKAVWEAVSVRDPDAPAISDRKGRPEPDPELRAHENVPLPGPVECFDEDPADRLASVAYRQAVDAYVASALIPYVPDAWVDQASTRIGYEFPLTRHFYRYVPPRPVEEIDAEIKALDREIQRLLGEVTS; this is translated from the coding sequence TTGGCGGTCACAGCCAGGATCAACAACCATGCCGGGCTGATCTGGGCCATCGCCGACCTGCTCCGGGGTGATTACAAGCAGTCCGAGTATCAACGGGTGGTTCTGCCTCTCGTCCTCCTACGCCGCCTCGACTGCGTCCTAGAGCCCACCAAGCAGCAGGTGTTGCGCCGCCTCGCCAAGGCTGCGGTCCAGAACGTCGGCCCTCTTCTGCGCGAGATCACCGGATCGGAGGTCTACAACACCTCACCGCTAACCCTGCGCCGGGCCCTGGAGGATCCCAACAACGTCGCAGCCCACCTGCGCGCCTGGATCGCCGGTTTCGACCCGGACACGCGCGAGGTAATCGAGAAGTTCGACTTCGACGCTCAGATCACGCGGCTCGATCGGGCGCGGATCCTCTACCACGTCATCTCGCGGGTCGCCGAAGTCGATCTTCATCCGGATGTCGTGTCCAACGTCGAGATGGGTTACCTCTACGAAGAGCTCGTCCGGCGTTTCTCGGAGTTGTCGAACGAGACCGCCGGCGAGCACTTCACGCCGCGTGAGGTCATCCGGCTAATGGTCGACCTCCTCTTCATCGAGGATGACGATGCCCTCCGCACGCCGGGCATCGTCCGCACCATGCTTGATCCGGCGTGCGGGACGGGCGGAATGCTCTCGGTGGCTGGGGAGTACCTCCGCGAGCTAAACCCGCAGGCTCATCTGGAGGCGTTCGGTCAGGAGCTGAACCCTGAGACTTACGCAGTTTGCCGCTCGGATATGGCCCTCAAGGGCTTGAAGGCCGCCAACATCCGGTTGGGCAATTCCTTCTCCGAGGACCACTTCAGGGGTCAGCGCTTCGACTACCTCTTGGCCAATCCACCGTTCGGTGTGGAGTGGAAGAAGGTCAAGGGGGATATCGACGAGGAGCATGCCAAGCTCGGCTTTGAGGGCCGTTTCGGCGCAGGGCTGCCCCGGATCAACGACGGCAGCCTCCTCTTCCTCCAGCACATGATCAGCAAGCTTAAGGAGCCGAAGGACGGGGGCGGGCGCCTCGCGATCGTCTTCAACGGATCGCCACTCTTCAGCGGCGCGGCAGGCTCAGGCGAGAGCGAGATCAGGCGCTGGATCATTGAGAACGATTGGCTGGAGGGCATCGTCGCCCTGCCCGACCAGCTCTTCTACAACACAGGGATCAGCACCTACTTCTGGATCGTCACGAACCGGAAGCGCCCGGAGCGCAGTGGCAGAGTCCAGCTTGTGGATGCCCGCGAGTCGTACGTGAAGATGCGCAAGAGTCTCGGCGAAAAGCGCAAGGAGATCAGTCCCGAGCAAATTGCAGAGATCACGGGTCTGTATGGCACATTCGAGGAAGGCGACCGCGTCAAGATCCTGCCGAACCAGGCATTCGGCTACCAGCGAATCAGTGTTGAGCGACCGCTTCGCCTCCGCTATCAGGTGAGCGAGTCGAGTGTTGCGGCGATAGAAGCTTCCGCTGGATGGGCGAAGCTCCACGAGTCCGCACAGACTGCGCTTGTCGACCGGCTCGGCCGGCTCGATGGCCAATCGACCGCCGACCGGGAGGAATTCGGCCGGATGTTGGGACCAGTTCCACGCCAGGTGGAGAAGGCCGTTTGGGAAGCAGTTTCGGTGCGAGATCCCGATGCTCCGGCGATCAGCGATCGGAAGGGTCGCCCGGAACCCGATCCCGAGCTTCGGGCCCATGAGAACGTACCGCTCCCGGGTCCAGTGGAGTGTTTCGACGAGGATCCAGCCGACCGGCTTGCCTCAGTCGCGTACCGGCAGGCTGTCGACGCCTATGTCGCCTCGGCGCTGATTCCGTACGTGCCCGACGCATGGGTCGACCAGGCCAGCACCCGCATCGGCTATGAGTTCCCCCTTACCCGCCACTTCTACCGATACGTTCCGCCGAGACCCGTCGAGGAGATCGACGCCGAGATCAAAGCGCTCGATCGGGAGATCCAGCGCCTTCTGGGCGAGGTCACCTCTTGA
- a CDS encoding BMP family protein — protein sequence MDARIPFVTRRKAAWRPLAIAFSALLALGACTGSPAPDGGDAGTLKVFGAFATQIEEPWDGVIHAALQAEADAGRIEYTFADDIGYAGDMERVLRETAEQDQPDIIFGDAFGNEDAVRAVAADYPDIAFVFGSGVGPTEPNVSVFDNWIHEPAYLAGMIAGGLTQTNVLGVVGGYPVPEVNRIVNAFIAGAQETNPDVEVKVTFLNSWFDPAAAKEAALAQVGADADVLFAERFGVIEAAQENDLVAVGNMSDQQELAPGNVVTSVTWNMVPTVKYVIDQVLAGSYTSQDLKDFSMVAKGGAALAAINTDIPGGVPDDLAALVAEREAQIKAGTFRVDINEATPPGSVVPG from the coding sequence ATGGACGCACGCATTCCATTTGTCACCCGCCGCAAGGCTGCATGGCGCCCGCTGGCCATCGCATTCAGCGCGCTGCTGGCGCTCGGCGCCTGCACCGGCTCTCCCGCACCAGATGGCGGGGACGCGGGGACACTCAAAGTCTTCGGCGCCTTCGCGACTCAGATCGAGGAGCCATGGGATGGCGTCATCCACGCCGCGCTCCAGGCCGAGGCGGATGCTGGGCGCATCGAGTACACCTTCGCCGATGACATCGGCTACGCCGGTGACATGGAGCGGGTACTGCGCGAGACGGCAGAGCAGGACCAGCCTGACATCATCTTCGGCGACGCCTTCGGCAACGAGGATGCCGTGCGCGCCGTAGCGGCCGATTACCCCGATATCGCCTTCGTATTCGGCTCCGGCGTCGGGCCGACCGAGCCGAATGTCTCGGTCTTCGACAACTGGATCCATGAGCCCGCCTACCTCGCAGGCATGATCGCCGGCGGCTTGACCCAGACGAACGTGTTGGGCGTCGTGGGCGGCTACCCGGTGCCCGAGGTGAACCGCATCGTCAACGCCTTCATCGCCGGGGCGCAGGAGACGAACCCGGACGTCGAGGTCAAGGTCACGTTCCTCAACAGCTGGTTCGATCCGGCCGCGGCCAAGGAAGCGGCCCTGGCGCAGGTCGGTGCCGACGCCGACGTCCTGTTCGCGGAGCGCTTCGGGGTCATCGAGGCGGCGCAGGAAAACGACCTGGTCGCCGTCGGCAACATGAGCGACCAGCAGGAGCTGGCGCCGGGGAACGTGGTGACCAGTGTCACCTGGAACATGGTCCCAACGGTGAAGTACGTCATCGACCAGGTGCTGGCCGGGTCCTACACCTCCCAGGACCTGAAGGACTTCTCGATGGTGGCCAAGGGCGGCGCCGCACTGGCGGCGATCAACACCGACATCCCCGGCGGCGTGCCGGACGACCTGGCCGCCCTGGTCGCGGAGCGGGAGGCGCAGATCAAGGCCGGGACCTTCCGGGTGGACATCAACGAGGCCACCCCGCCGGGCTCGGTGGTGCCCGGCTAG